One region of Leptolyngbyaceae cyanobacterium genomic DNA includes:
- a CDS encoding peroxiredoxin → MALAVGTSAPAFTAKDTNGNTVSLSDLAGKTVVLYFYPKDDTPGCTKQACSFRDNYADYEGKDIVVLGVSKDDESSHQQFTEKFNLPFPLLADTDGAIIKAYDVDGGGYAKRVTYVIDGSGKIIHVDANVNTANHAQDILAAIG, encoded by the coding sequence ATGGCTCTAGCGGTTGGGACATCTGCGCCAGCATTTACTGCCAAAGACACCAACGGGAACACCGTTTCCCTGTCTGACTTGGCTGGTAAAACTGTTGTTTTGTATTTTTATCCTAAAGATGACACCCCTGGCTGCACCAAACAAGCTTGTAGCTTTCGGGATAACTACGCTGACTACGAAGGTAAAGACATTGTGGTACTAGGAGTCAGCAAAGATGATGAATCTTCTCACCAACAATTTACTGAAAAATTTAACCTGCCTTTTCCTCTGTTGGCTGACACCGACGGTGCAATTATCAAGGCTTACGATGTAGATGGCGGCGGATATGCCAAGCGCGTCACCTATGTAATTGATGGTAGTGGCAAAATCATCCACGTTGACGCTAACGTTAACACCGCTAACCACGCTCAAGATATTTTAGCGGCGATTGGTTAA
- a CDS encoding Npun_F0494 family protein, whose product MISINSKAAKPVSYPQKTVRRAERALRCSPFQLALFVMMRSRSIDVQEMAGVPGYQQQYTQSPLSELGADNALMWLIQVGVLRREVDGQGITNSFRLTPLGYQIIEQWEQQGGKIPTASFSDRIYNTLHRWLRLPF is encoded by the coding sequence ATGATATCTATTAACTCAAAAGCTGCTAAACCCGTTTCTTATCCCCAAAAAACTGTCCGACGAGCAGAAAGGGCACTACGGTGTTCTCCCTTCCAATTGGCTTTGTTCGTGATGATGCGCTCTCGCAGCATTGACGTTCAAGAAATGGCAGGTGTTCCAGGCTATCAGCAGCAATATACCCAAAGTCCTCTTTCAGAATTGGGCGCTGACAATGCCTTAATGTGGCTAATTCAAGTAGGGGTGTTGCGGCGAGAGGTAGACGGACAGGGAATTACCAATAGTTTTCGCCTGACACCTTTGGGATACCAAATTATCGAGCAATGGGAGCAGCAAGGCGGTAAGATACCAACTGCTTCATTTAGCGATCGCATCTACAATACCTTGCATCGTTGGCTCCGACTACCCTTCTAA
- the cobQ gene encoding cobyric acid synthase CobQ produces MKAIMVVGTTSHAGKTLLTAAICRILSRRGWRLTPFKGQNMALNAYVTITGGEIGHAQAVQAWAAGITPSVEMNPILLKPQGDMTSQVIIKGKAVGRATALEYYEQYFDVGWQAITESLQILGSEFDLIVCEGAGSPAEINLKHRDLTNMRVARYLNAPTILVVDIDRGGAFAHVVGTLELLEPAERNLIKGVIINKFRGQRSLLQPGIKWLEERTGIPVIGVIPWLEQQFPAEDSLDLFERRSRNHHADITIGVIRLPRISNFTDFDPLEAESTVNLKYINPKQDLGHPDAVIIPGSKTTVADLNYLNQTGMAEAIKDYVAAGGTVMGICGGFQMLGKIVADPEGIEGSEGRAEGLGLLPLKTVITHQKVARQRQVTSNFPQIGLPVVGYEIHQGRTRTLEAADTQPLFDDPYLGMVDSTQSVWGTYMHGIFDNGPWRRAWLNLLRQQRGLPALPNGIPNYREQREALLDFLASEVEKHLDLSPILSR; encoded by the coding sequence ATGAAAGCAATTATGGTGGTGGGAACTACCTCCCACGCTGGAAAAACTCTTTTAACTGCTGCTATTTGTCGCATTCTGTCACGACGCGGTTGGCGTTTAACGCCTTTTAAAGGACAGAATATGGCTCTCAATGCTTACGTAACCATTACTGGCGGAGAAATCGGTCATGCTCAAGCGGTGCAAGCTTGGGCGGCTGGAATTACCCCTAGCGTGGAGATGAACCCCATTTTACTCAAACCCCAAGGGGATATGACTTCCCAGGTAATTATTAAAGGTAAAGCTGTGGGTAGAGCTACCGCACTAGAGTACTACGAGCAATATTTTGATGTAGGTTGGCAAGCAATTACCGAATCGCTGCAAATATTAGGTTCTGAATTCGATTTAATTGTATGTGAAGGTGCCGGTAGCCCAGCCGAAATCAACCTCAAACATCGCGACTTAACTAATATGCGAGTGGCACGCTATTTAAATGCTCCCACTATATTAGTAGTAGATATCGATCGCGGCGGTGCTTTCGCTCATGTAGTTGGTACTTTAGAATTATTAGAACCAGCCGAAAGAAATTTAATTAAAGGCGTAATTATCAACAAATTTCGCGGACAGCGCAGTTTGTTACAACCGGGTATTAAATGGTTGGAAGAACGCACGGGTATCCCAGTAATTGGCGTCATTCCCTGGCTCGAACAACAATTTCCCGCCGAAGATTCCCTAGATTTATTTGAACGTCGCTCTCGCAATCACCATGCAGACATTACCATTGGTGTAATTCGGTTACCGAGAATTTCTAATTTCACTGATTTCGATCCCCTGGAAGCAGAATCTACGGTTAATTTAAAATATATCAATCCCAAACAAGATTTAGGACATCCAGATGCGGTAATTATTCCCGGTTCTAAGACTACTGTTGCTGATTTAAATTATCTTAATCAAACGGGAATGGCAGAAGCAATTAAGGACTATGTAGCCGCAGGTGGTACGGTGATGGGAATTTGCGGCGGTTTCCAAATGTTGGGTAAAATTGTAGCCGATCCGGAAGGAATTGAAGGTTCGGAAGGTCGGGCTGAAGGTTTGGGATTGCTACCTTTAAAAACGGTGATTACCCATCAAAAAGTTGCCCGACAACGCCAGGTTACATCTAATTTTCCGCAAATTGGTTTACCAGTAGTTGGATATGAAATTCATCAAGGGCGCACCCGCACGCTAGAAGCAGCAGATACTCAACCTTTATTTGACGACCCTTATTTGGGAATGGTTGACTCCACTCAATCAGTTTGGGGTACTTATATGCACGGGATTTTTGATAATGGCCCTTGGCGACGTGCTTGGTTGAATTTGCTAAGACAACAACGAGGTTTGCCTGCTTTACCTAATGGAATTCCCAATTATCGCGAACAGCGAGAAGCTTTGTTAGATTTCTTGGCAAGTGAGGTAGAAAAACATCTAGATTTATCACCCATTTTGTCTCGTTAA
- a CDS encoding 2Fe-2S iron-sulfur cluster-binding protein has product MTKIRFLPDNAIVEAEVGEPLLQVAERAGVFIPTGCLMGSCHACEVEIEDGHCIRACITAVPPGREELTINLLVDDPIW; this is encoded by the coding sequence ATGACTAAAATTAGATTTTTACCAGATAACGCGATCGTAGAGGCTGAAGTGGGAGAACCGCTTTTACAAGTAGCTGAACGGGCGGGGGTTTTTATTCCGACTGGTTGCTTGATGGGTTCCTGTCACGCTTGCGAAGTAGAAATTGAGGATGGGCATTGCATTCGTGCTTGTATCACAGCAGTACCACCAGGACGGGAAGAGTTGACGATTAATCTATTGGTCGATGATCCGATCTGGTGA